ATTCATCGTGGACTGCAGCGGCGTAGTCACCGGCTGACGCGCCAAGGTTGCGCTCATACCAGTCGATGGTCCGCTTCAGGCCTTCCTGCAACGACACCTGTGGAGTCCACCGCAAGAATTTCTCAGCTGTATGGGGATCGGCCACCCGCACGTGCTCCAATGGTCGATCCGGTCTGGCCCCGAATATGGGCGCCTCGTGCTGTTCCAGTAACCGCGCGATGGTGTGCACCACCCCGCGCACGGTCTCGGTTCTCCCGGATCCAACGTCGATCGTTTTTCCTTCGACATTCTCCGCAAGAGCCGCCGCAAGGAACGCGTCCACGACGTCATCCACATAGATCCAATCAATAGCCCGTTGGCCGCTCGTCAACTTAGGCGTGTCTCCCTTCAATATCGATCCAATGACGTAGGGGATAAGCTTGTTGAGATCGCGTTGTCCGGGGCCATAGACCATAAATACGCGTAGGATGACGGCGGGAAATCCGTACAAGGCATGGAACATACGGGCATAAGCACTGCCGGCCCATTTTGTGACCGCATAGGGAGAACTAGGCACCACATCGCCGGCGCCTGAAGACGGTTCTTCCAGAGAACCGGATACGATGAATCGGTTGCAGCCGATGCGTTCAGCAGCCGTCAACAGGTTCACCGTGGTCGCGAGGTTACAGTGGAAGGTCGGCACGATGGCTTCCGCCTCTCGAGTGCCCACCACATGCCCGGCGAGATGATAGATCACATGTGGCTTGACGGCCTTCAGCAATGACGTCACCATCGGCAAATCGGCCAGGTCTCCCTGGTACCACTGTATGGTGAGGTTTGACTCGGGCTGCCGCTCCCGTGATACCGCATGGACATGAGCACCCGCTTTGCAGAGACGAGTCAGTAAATGGCTTCCGATAAAACCCGTACCTCCGGTGACGAGAATTCTGGCCCCGGCCAACTTCGTTGCTTCATACATCATGGCTTTCGCTTCCTTCATGATTGAAGACACCGCTTCTTCATCACCGGTGGCGGCTCGTCATGCCCATGTGCGATGACCGCACCGACGGCCTGAGGATCAGGCTCGCCGTAAGACG
The sequence above is drawn from the Nitrospira defluvii genome and encodes:
- a CDS encoding NAD-dependent epimerase/dehydratase family protein; its protein translation is MKEAKAMMYEATKLAGARILVTGGTGFIGSHLLTRLCKAGAHVHAVSRERQPESNLTIQWYQGDLADLPMVTSLLKAVKPHVIYHLAGHVVGTREAEAIVPTFHCNLATTVNLLTAAERIGCNRFIVSGSLEEPSSGAGDVVPSSPYAVTKWAGSAYARMFHALYGFPAVILRVFMVYGPGQRDLNKLIPYVIGSILKGDTPKLTSGQRAIDWIYVDDVVDAFLAAALAENVEGKTIDVGSGRTETVRGVVHTIARLLEQHEAPIFGARPDRPLEHVRVADPHTAEKFLRWTPQVSLQEGLKRTIDWYERNLGASAGDYAAAVHDEYRTDEADDTYGDPSIPERGLNSR